One stretch of Meriones unguiculatus strain TT.TT164.6M chromosome 7, Bangor_MerUng_6.1, whole genome shotgun sequence DNA includes these proteins:
- the Ppp2r3b gene encoding serine/threonine-protein phosphatase 2A regulatory subunit B'' subunit beta has product MPPGKPLQPVLKMKVDELFLRWLSDPDTQRALHDALRRLQHAGAAEPGDARHAWASGPGPPGVPCAPPAHVAGPRAARAARRTAGPRAAQPPREEPPAPAASPSLPAFHFPRGRPADAQDVDAAVARIEHVFSELPRERATLGDMGAVAKACGCPLYWKAPLFHGAGGERAGAVAARQFVAAWRKILQSCHDDAAKFVQLLAKPGSTSLAQEDFVPFLQDVVSTHPGLAFLREASEFHSRYITTVIQRIFYAVNRSWSGRITCAELRRSGFLQSVALLEEEPDINQLTEFFSYEHFYVIYCKFWELDTDHDLLIDARDLARHGDHAISSKMIDRIFSGAVTRGRRAPKGGKLGYADFVWFLLSEEDKRTPTSIEYWFRCMDLDGDGVLSLFELEYFYEEQTRRLEARDIEPLPFRDCVCQMLDLVRPRSPGRITLSDLKRCQLAGVFFDTFFNVDKYLDREQREQMAPPRDADPDGPGLSDWDKYAAEEYDFLVAEEAAGDSGDDWLEPQLRPLFTAPPTAGDVDLYQFACGDDDPA; this is encoded by the coding sequence ATGCCGCCCGGGAAGCCGCTGCAGCCCGTGCTGAAGATGAAGGTGGACGAGCTGTTCCTGCGCTGGCTGAGCGATCCCGACACGCAGCGCGCGCTGCACGACGCGCTCCGCCGCCTCCAGCACGCGGGGGCCGCGGAGCCCGGGGACGCCAGGCACGCGTGGGCGAGCGGGCCCGGGCCTCCCGGCGTCCCCTGCGCGCCGCCCGCCCACGTGGCCGGGCCTCGGGCCGCGCGCGCCGCTCGCCGGACGGCGGGGCCGAGGGCGGCGcagcccccgagggaggagccgCCGGCCCCGGCCGCCAGCCCGAGCCTTCCCGCCTTCCACTTCCCGCGGGGCCGCCCCGCCGACGCCCAGGACGTCGACGCCGCCGTCGCCAGGATCGAGCACGTGTTCTCGGAGCTGCCGCGCGAGAGGGCCACGCTGGGCGACATGGGCGCCGTGGCCAAGGCCTGCGGCTGCCCGCTCTACTGGAAGGCCCCGCTGTTCCACGGCGCCGGCGGGGAGCGCGCGGGCGCCGTGGCCGCGCGCCAGTTCGTGGCCGCGTGGCGGAAGATCCTGCAGAGCTGCCACGACGACGCGGCCAAGTTCGTGCAGCTGCTGGCCAAGCCCGGGAGCACCTCCCTGGCGCAGGAGGACTTCGTGCCGTTCCTGCAGGACGTGGTGAGCACGCACCCGGGCCTGGCCTTCCTGAGGGAGGCGTCGGAGTTCCACTCGCGCTACATCACCACGGTCATCCAGAGGATTTTCTACGCCGTGAACCGCTCGTGGTCGGGCAGGATCACGTGCGCGGAGCTGCGGCGCAGCGGCTTCCTGCAGAGCGTGGCGCTGCTGGAGGAGGAGCCCGACATCAACCAGCTGACGGAGTTCTTCTCCTACGAGCACTTCTACGTCATCTACTGCAAGTTCTGGGAGCTCGACACGGACCACGACCTGCTCATCGACGCGCGCGACCTGGCGCGGCACGGCGACCACGCCATCTCCTCCAAGATGATCGACAGGATCTTCTCGGGCGCCGTGACGCGGGGCCGGAGGGCGCCGAAGGGCGGGAAGCTGGGCTACGCGGACTTCGTGTGGTTCCTCCTCTCGGAGGAGGACAAGAGGACGCCGACCAGCATCGAGTACTGGTTCCGCTGCATGGACCTGGACGGTGACGGCGTGCTGTCCCTCTTCGAGCTCGAGTACTTCTACGAGGAGCAGACGCGGCGGCTGGAGGCGCGCGACATCGAGCCGCTGCCCTTCCGCGACTGCGTGTGCCAGATGCTGGACCTGGTGAGGCCGCGGAGCCCCGGCAGGATCACGCTGTCCGACCTGAAGCGCTGCCAGCTCGCCGGCGTGTTCTTCGACACCTTCTTCAACGTCGACAAGTACCTGGACCGCGAGCAGAGGGAGCAGATGGCGCCGCCGCGGGACGCGGACCCCGACGGCCCCGGCCTCTCCGACTGGGACAAGTACGCGGCCGAGGAGTACGACTTCCTGGTGGCCGAGGAGGCAGCGGGGGACTCGGGGGACGACTGGCTGGAGCCGCAGCTGAGGCCGCTGTTCACGGCGCCGCCCACAGCGGGGGACGTGGATCTGTACCAGTTCGCATGCGGGGACGATGACCCCGCATGA